A genome region from Mycolicibacterium litorale includes the following:
- a CDS encoding ABC transporter ATP-binding protein/permease yields the protein MFRPSIDWGAELLHSTVWVASCFAITAPCLLLVLAAVGRWTEWGRQFRRITGDYFTGRSSVAVWAALAALLLSSILLVRISVLLSYYANDLFTSLQVAFQGGPADAARSGEQGFWATMLVFAVLAACLVLRLLVDLHLTQRFIMRWRIWLSRRLIDDWLDHHAYHRGRFSRQPVDNPDQRIQQDIDVFTTGVGRQTNNPAYTSDRVLLFGAVQAALSTGAFSVILWQLSGPLTLFGVTLPRALFWIVLAYVAVVTYVAVVVGRPLIRLSYLDEVRNAGFRYALVRLRDASAAVGMYRGERAETAQLHSRLTAVMANYRNWLNRTLLFIGWNVSMSQAINPLPFVVQAQRLFAGQISFGGVMQSATAFGVIHDSLSFFRNAYDEFAGYRAATIRLDGLVTENARARTSGGVTTVATQDGSVRIEDLEVRTPDGRPLIQTLDLALPGGEALLIRGPSGVGKTVLLQSLAGLWPFAAGRVELPDDTMFVPQLPYLPLGDLRAVASYPQRDGQVGDRAIQQALVAVALPHLVIRLGEVRDWTQTLSLGEQQRIAFARMLLARPSAVVLDESTSALDEGLEALLYGLLRSRLPRTTVVSVSHRDSVAPFHGHELRLLGDGRWQLGRLAVSG from the coding sequence ATGTTCAGGCCGTCGATCGACTGGGGTGCCGAACTCCTGCACTCGACCGTGTGGGTGGCGTCGTGTTTCGCCATCACCGCACCGTGCCTGCTGCTCGTGCTGGCGGCGGTCGGCCGGTGGACCGAGTGGGGCCGGCAGTTCCGGCGCATCACCGGTGACTATTTCACCGGCAGAAGCAGCGTCGCGGTGTGGGCGGCGCTGGCAGCGCTGCTGCTGTCGTCGATCCTGCTGGTCCGGATCAGTGTGCTGCTCAGTTACTACGCCAACGACCTGTTCACCTCGCTGCAGGTCGCCTTCCAGGGCGGTCCGGCCGACGCCGCCCGCAGCGGCGAACAGGGCTTCTGGGCGACGATGCTGGTGTTCGCCGTGCTGGCGGCCTGCCTGGTGCTCCGGCTGCTGGTGGATCTCCACCTCACCCAGCGGTTCATCATGCGATGGCGGATCTGGTTGAGCCGCAGGCTGATCGACGATTGGCTCGACCACCACGCCTACCACCGTGGGCGGTTCTCCCGCCAACCCGTCGACAACCCGGATCAGCGCATCCAGCAGGACATCGACGTGTTCACCACAGGCGTCGGCCGACAGACCAACAACCCCGCCTACACCTCCGACCGCGTGCTGCTCTTCGGCGCCGTCCAGGCGGCGCTGTCGACGGGCGCGTTCAGCGTGATCCTCTGGCAGCTCTCGGGTCCGCTGACCCTGTTCGGCGTCACGCTGCCCCGGGCACTGTTCTGGATCGTCCTCGCCTATGTCGCGGTGGTGACCTACGTCGCGGTCGTCGTCGGCCGGCCACTGATCAGGCTCAGCTACCTCGACGAGGTACGCAACGCCGGATTCCGGTACGCCCTGGTGCGGCTGCGGGACGCGAGCGCGGCGGTGGGGATGTACCGCGGCGAACGCGCCGAGACCGCACAGCTCCACAGCAGGCTGACCGCGGTGATGGCCAACTACCGCAACTGGCTCAACCGCACGCTGCTGTTCATCGGCTGGAACGTGTCGATGAGCCAGGCGATCAATCCGCTGCCGTTCGTGGTGCAGGCGCAGCGGCTGTTCGCGGGCCAGATCTCCTTCGGCGGTGTCATGCAGTCGGCCACCGCGTTCGGCGTCATCCACGACTCGCTGTCGTTCTTCCGCAACGCCTACGACGAGTTCGCCGGGTACCGCGCCGCCACGATCCGGCTCGACGGGCTGGTCACCGAGAACGCCAGGGCCCGCACCTCAGGCGGCGTCACGACCGTCGCCACACAGGACGGGTCGGTGCGGATCGAGGACCTCGAGGTGCGAACGCCCGACGGCCGCCCCCTGATCCAGACCCTCGATCTGGCCCTGCCCGGGGGCGAGGCGCTGCTGATCCGCGGGCCGTCCGGGGTGGGTAAGACGGTGCTGTTGCAGAGTCTCGCCGGGCTGTGGCCGTTCGCTGCCGGCCGGGTCGAACTGCCGGACGACACCATGTTCGTCCCGCAGCTGCCCTACCTTCCGCTCGGCGATCTGCGCGCCGTCGCGTCCTATCCGCAGCGGGACGGCCAGGTCGGTGACCGTGCCATCCAACAGGCGTTGGTGGCCGTGGCACTGCCGCATCTGGTGATCCGGCTGGGCGAGGTGAGGGACTGGACGCAGACGCTGTCGCTCGGCGAGCAGCAGCGCATCGCGTTCGCGCGCATGCTGCTGGCGCGGCCGAGTGCGGTGGTCCTCGACGAATCGACCTCAGCCCTGGACGAGGGTCTCGAAGCGCTGCTCTACGGGCTGCTCCGCTCACGGTTGCCGCGGACCACGGTCGTCAGTGTGAGCCACCGCGACAGCGTCGCACCGTTCCACGGCCACGAGCTGAGGCTGCTCGGCGACGGGCGGTGGCAGCTGGGCCGACTCGCCGTCTCCGGTTGA
- a CDS encoding FAD-dependent monooxygenase: MPGTANTQVLIAGAGPVGLTAAIELTRRGVDCLIVDPLTEPPQYAKAVGVQPRTLEVFENMGVLRAVLDAAIEMNGQCVYVNGAPVSRIDLSLPADVPFQFICIPQYETERILREELALRGGSVQRGRRLTGFVQDDDVVTATVSTGADELTVRARYLIGADGAHSVVRKTLGLTFEGGAFEEQYMLGDVEVDWSQPRGYAIRSMHQTDGVTDDLLVCIPLPGRNRYRMSMLVPDELATESRGAVAHGFEAGRAPELRHIQAVLDRLAPEPTTARNLRWSSVFRISHRIVDSYGRGRVFVAGDAAHIHPPTGAQGMNTGIQDAHNLAWKLALAVAGNAAPRLLDSYDAERRPVGEEVVGRTVRSARHGIGAGSDDPDHVMRREAQLLIAYADSPIVSSAGPVPEPLPGGRAPDANGLHRAAVTGPLRLFTLLGRNHTALFYADGDATAAEVARFEAAAATAVGIARGALEVYLIAAPTADVDGTVLPLLRDTDGDFARSYSTAGTSVFVIRPDGYLGFTAHRLDIAALEGFLHGTFG; this comes from the coding sequence GTGCCCGGCACCGCGAACACCCAGGTCCTCATCGCCGGCGCGGGTCCCGTCGGGCTCACCGCGGCCATCGAACTCACCAGGCGGGGCGTGGACTGCCTCATCGTCGATCCGCTGACCGAACCGCCTCAGTATGCGAAAGCCGTTGGCGTGCAGCCTCGTACGCTCGAGGTGTTCGAGAACATGGGTGTGCTGCGAGCCGTCCTCGACGCCGCCATCGAGATGAACGGCCAGTGCGTCTACGTCAACGGTGCGCCGGTGTCGCGGATCGACCTTTCGCTGCCCGCCGACGTTCCGTTCCAGTTCATCTGCATCCCGCAGTACGAGACCGAACGCATTCTGCGCGAGGAGCTCGCGCTGCGCGGTGGGTCGGTACAGCGCGGCCGGCGCCTCACCGGATTCGTCCAGGACGACGACGTGGTGACGGCGACGGTCTCCACCGGCGCCGACGAACTCACCGTCCGGGCCCGGTATCTGATCGGCGCCGACGGCGCGCACAGCGTCGTCCGCAAGACGCTCGGGCTGACCTTCGAGGGCGGGGCGTTCGAGGAGCAGTACATGCTCGGCGACGTCGAGGTCGACTGGTCGCAACCGCGCGGCTACGCCATCCGGTCCATGCACCAGACCGACGGCGTGACCGACGATCTGCTGGTCTGCATCCCGCTGCCGGGGCGCAACCGCTACCGGATGTCGATGCTGGTGCCCGACGAACTGGCCACCGAATCGCGCGGCGCCGTCGCGCACGGCTTCGAGGCGGGCCGGGCACCGGAACTCCGTCACATCCAGGCGGTGCTCGACCGGTTGGCGCCCGAACCCACGACCGCACGCAATCTGCGCTGGTCATCGGTGTTCCGGATCAGCCATCGCATCGTCGACTCCTACGGCCGCGGCCGGGTGTTCGTCGCCGGCGACGCCGCCCACATTCATCCCCCGACCGGTGCGCAGGGGATGAACACCGGCATCCAGGACGCCCACAATCTGGCCTGGAAGCTGGCGCTCGCCGTCGCCGGGAACGCCGCGCCCAGGCTTCTCGACAGCTATGACGCCGAGCGGCGCCCGGTCGGCGAGGAGGTGGTCGGCCGCACCGTCCGCAGCGCCCGCCACGGTATCGGCGCCGGCTCCGACGACCCCGATCACGTCATGCGCCGGGAGGCACAGCTGTTGATCGCCTATGCGGATAGCCCGATCGTCTCGTCGGCGGGACCGGTGCCCGAACCGCTGCCGGGCGGGCGCGCTCCCGACGCGAACGGGCTGCACCGGGCGGCCGTGACGGGACCGCTGCGACTGTTCACGCTGTTGGGTCGCAACCACACTGCGCTGTTCTACGCCGACGGCGACGCCACCGCGGCCGAGGTGGCGCGGTTCGAGGCGGCCGCCGCGACCGCCGTCGGCATCGCACGCGGCGCGCTGGAGGTGTACCTGATCGCCGCGCCGACCGCCGACGTCGACGGCACGGTCCTGCCGCTGCTGCGCGACACCGACGGCGACTTCGCCCGCAGCTACTCGACGGCAGGTACCTCGGTGTTCGTCATCCGCCCCGACGGGTATCTGGGGTTCACCGCACACCGGCTCGACATCGCGGCGCTCGAAGGCTTCCTGCACGGCACCTTCGGCTGA
- a CDS encoding GNAT family N-acetyltransferase: MRLRFHSDVEDFASSAVPWYARRPLVHTVELTLLREGVPSDEVPLLMTVWDGAGAGAELLGAAIRTPPLPLLCGGLSTAPTGEVVGDMVAAGLTLPGARGPRGATEPFARQWCDATGAVPTPTSAERLYRLGTLTAPSGVPGGHRVARKADEPVLVKYQCEFAAEAFGHVPDPARAAASLTAAAEAGNAYLLWTAAGAPVSMAGVRRPAAGVSRIGPVYTAPEVRGRGYGAAVTAAACRWALAAGATQVVLFADLDNPTSNRVYQRLGFVPVGDSVTVDFRVP, from the coding sequence ATGCGGTTGCGCTTCCATTCCGACGTCGAGGACTTCGCGTCGTCGGCGGTGCCCTGGTACGCGCGCCGGCCGTTGGTGCACACCGTCGAACTGACGCTGCTGCGCGAAGGTGTGCCCTCCGACGAGGTCCCGCTGCTGATGACCGTGTGGGACGGCGCAGGAGCCGGTGCGGAACTGCTCGGCGCCGCGATCAGGACGCCGCCCCTGCCGTTGCTCTGTGGCGGCCTGTCCACCGCGCCGACCGGCGAGGTGGTCGGGGACATGGTCGCGGCGGGCCTGACCCTGCCCGGGGCCCGCGGTCCCCGCGGGGCCACCGAACCGTTCGCGCGACAGTGGTGCGACGCGACCGGCGCCGTACCGACCCCGACCTCCGCCGAACGGCTCTACCGGCTGGGGACGCTCACGGCGCCCTCCGGAGTGCCCGGCGGTCACCGCGTCGCGCGCAAAGCCGACGAACCGGTGCTCGTCAAGTACCAGTGCGAGTTCGCCGCCGAGGCGTTCGGTCACGTCCCGGACCCGGCCAGGGCCGCGGCGAGTCTGACCGCCGCGGCCGAGGCCGGCAACGCCTACCTGTTGTGGACCGCGGCGGGGGCGCCGGTCAGCATGGCCGGGGTGCGCCGTCCGGCCGCCGGGGTCTCCCGGATCGGTCCGGTGTACACCGCGCCGGAGGTGCGGGGTCGCGGGTACGGGGCGGCGGTCACCGCGGCCGCCTGCCGGTGGGCGCTGGCCGCGGGCGCCACCCAGGTGGTGCTGTTCGCCGACCTCGACAACCCGACGAGCAACCGGGTCTACCAGAGGCTGGGATTCGTGCCGGTGGGTGATTCGGTCACGGTCGACTTCCGCGTACCGTAA
- the secA2 gene encoding accessory Sec system translocase SecA2, translating to MPKTTTRTPGRLSGKFWKLLGASTEKNQGRSLAQVQAAADFEKKAADLDDEQLRKAAKLLRLDDLSESSDIPQFLAIAREAAERSTSLRPFDVQLLGALRMLAGDVVEMATGEGKTLSGAIAAAGYALAGRSVHVITINDYLARRDAEWMGPLIEALGLSVGWITGESTAEERRKAYTCDVTYASVNEIGFDVLRDQLVTDVADLVSPNPDVALIDEADSVLVDEALVPLVLAGTSHRETPRVELIRMVGELTPGRDYDTDADSRNVHLTDEGARKLEAKLGGIDLYSEEHVGTTLTEVNVALHAHVLLQRDVHYIVRDDAVHLINASRGRIAQLQRWPDGLQAAVEAKEGIATTETGEVLDTITVQALINRYPTVCGMTGTALAAGEQLRQFYKLGVSPIEPNKPNIREDESDRVYVTAAAKIDAIIEHIEEVHRTGQPVLVGTQDVAESEELHEKLIKRGVPAVVLNAKNDAEEARVIAEAGKLGAVTVSTQMAGRGTDIRLGGSDVDEHAAEHERVVELGGLHVVGTGRHNTQRLDNQLRGRAGRQGDPGSSVFFSSWDDELVQAHLEPNKRPMQADENGRVLTDKAAALLDHAQRVAEGRLLDVHANTWRYNQLTAQQRAIIVERRDALLRTPTAREELAELSPKRYAELSEQLSEERLEEICRRIMLYHLDRGWCEHLAYLADIRESIHLRALGRQNPLDEFHRMAVDAFASLAADAIEAAQQTFETAPSIEDEPGVDLSKLARPTSTWTYMVHDNPLADDTMAALSLPGVFR from the coding sequence GTGCCCAAGACGACTACACGCACCCCCGGCCGCCTGAGCGGCAAGTTCTGGAAACTGCTCGGCGCCTCCACCGAGAAGAACCAGGGCCGGTCGCTGGCACAGGTGCAAGCCGCGGCGGACTTCGAGAAGAAAGCCGCCGATCTCGACGACGAGCAGCTGCGCAAGGCCGCCAAACTGCTGCGCCTCGACGATCTCTCCGAGTCGTCCGACATCCCGCAGTTCCTGGCCATCGCGCGGGAGGCCGCCGAGCGCAGCACGTCCCTTCGCCCGTTCGACGTCCAGCTCCTCGGCGCGCTGCGCATGCTCGCCGGCGACGTCGTGGAGATGGCCACCGGGGAGGGCAAGACGCTGTCGGGTGCGATCGCCGCCGCGGGCTACGCGCTGGCCGGGCGCAGCGTGCACGTCATCACGATCAACGACTATCTCGCCCGCCGCGACGCCGAATGGATGGGCCCGCTGATCGAGGCGCTGGGGCTGAGCGTCGGCTGGATCACCGGCGAATCGACCGCCGAGGAACGCCGCAAGGCCTATACCTGCGACGTCACCTACGCCTCGGTCAACGAGATCGGCTTCGACGTCCTGCGCGACCAGCTGGTGACCGACGTGGCGGACCTCGTCTCGCCCAACCCGGACGTGGCGCTCATCGACGAAGCCGACTCGGTCCTCGTCGACGAGGCCCTCGTGCCGCTGGTGCTGGCCGGCACCAGCCACCGCGAGACCCCGCGCGTCGAGCTGATCCGCATGGTCGGCGAGCTGACCCCCGGCCGCGATTACGACACCGACGCCGACAGCCGCAACGTGCACCTCACCGACGAGGGCGCCCGCAAACTCGAGGCGAAGCTCGGCGGTATCGACCTCTACTCCGAAGAACACGTGGGCACCACGCTGACCGAGGTGAACGTCGCCCTGCACGCCCATGTGCTGCTGCAGCGCGACGTGCACTACATCGTGCGCGACGACGCGGTGCACCTCATCAACGCCTCCCGCGGCCGCATCGCCCAGCTGCAGCGCTGGCCCGACGGCCTGCAGGCGGCGGTCGAGGCGAAGGAGGGCATCGCCACCACCGAGACCGGTGAGGTGCTCGACACCATCACCGTCCAGGCGCTGATCAACCGGTACCCGACCGTGTGCGGGATGACCGGTACGGCGCTGGCCGCGGGCGAGCAGCTCCGGCAGTTCTACAAGCTGGGCGTGTCGCCGATCGAGCCGAACAAGCCGAACATCCGCGAGGACGAATCGGACCGGGTGTACGTGACCGCGGCGGCCAAGATCGACGCGATCATCGAACACATCGAAGAGGTCCACCGGACCGGCCAACCGGTGCTGGTCGGCACCCAGGACGTCGCCGAGTCCGAGGAGCTGCACGAGAAGCTGATCAAGCGTGGGGTGCCGGCGGTGGTGCTCAACGCCAAGAATGACGCCGAGGAGGCCCGCGTCATCGCCGAGGCGGGCAAGCTCGGGGCCGTCACGGTGTCCACCCAGATGGCCGGGCGGGGCACCGACATCCGGCTCGGCGGATCCGACGTAGACGAGCATGCCGCCGAACATGAACGAGTGGTCGAGTTGGGCGGTCTGCACGTCGTCGGCACCGGCAGGCACAACACCCAGCGACTGGACAATCAGCTGCGGGGCCGCGCCGGCCGTCAGGGCGACCCGGGGTCGTCGGTGTTCTTCTCCAGCTGGGACGACGAACTCGTCCAGGCCCATCTCGAACCGAACAAGCGCCCGATGCAGGCCGACGAGAACGGTCGCGTGCTGACCGACAAGGCGGCGGCCCTGCTCGACCACGCCCAGCGCGTGGCCGAGGGACGCCTGCTCGACGTGCACGCCAACACCTGGCGCTACAACCAGCTCACCGCCCAGCAGCGCGCGATCATCGTCGAACGACGAGATGCCTTGCTGCGCACCCCCACTGCCCGAGAAGAACTCGCCGAGCTCTCGCCCAAGCGTTACGCGGAGCTCTCGGAGCAACTGTCCGAGGAGCGGCTGGAAGAGATCTGCCGGCGCATCATGCTGTACCACCTCGACCGCGGCTGGTGCGAGCATCTGGCCTACCTGGCCGACATCCGCGAGAGCATTCATCTGCGTGCGCTGGGTCGGCAGAACCCGCTCGACGAATTCCACCGGATGGCCGTCGACGCGTTCGCCTCGCTGGCCGCCGACGCGATCGAAGCGGCCCAGCAGACGTTCGAGACCGCACCGTCCATCGAGGACGAACCGGGCGTCGATCTGTCCAAGCTCGCCCGGCCCACGTCCACGTGGACCTACATGGTCCACGACAACCCGTTGGCCGACGACACGATGGCAGCGCTGAGCCTGCCGGGGGTGTTCCGCTAG
- a CDS encoding CDP-alcohol phosphatidyltransferase family protein: MDASASGERDRILTVPNALSVLRLVLVPVFLWLLFGAHANAWAVGVLMFSGFSDWADGKIARLVDNQSSRLGELLDPLVDRIYMVTVPLALAVHGSVPWWFVVTLLGRDVVLAATLPLLRTRGLAALPVTYLGKAATFALMSGFPLVLLGQWDALWSRVVLACGWGFLIWGMALYLWSGVLYLVQVVMVAKRLPKVSHGG, from the coding sequence ATGGACGCCTCTGCGTCGGGGGAGCGGGACCGGATACTGACGGTGCCGAACGCGCTGTCGGTACTGCGCCTGGTGCTGGTGCCGGTGTTTCTGTGGCTGCTGTTCGGGGCGCACGCCAACGCGTGGGCCGTCGGTGTGCTCATGTTCAGCGGCTTCTCCGACTGGGCCGACGGCAAGATCGCGCGGCTGGTCGACAACCAGTCGTCGCGCCTGGGGGAGTTGCTCGACCCGCTCGTCGACCGCATCTACATGGTGACTGTGCCGCTGGCGCTCGCCGTCCACGGCAGTGTCCCGTGGTGGTTCGTCGTCACCCTGCTGGGCCGCGATGTGGTCCTGGCGGCGACCCTGCCGCTGCTGCGCACCCGGGGCCTGGCCGCGCTGCCGGTCACCTACCTCGGCAAGGCCGCGACGTTCGCGTTGATGTCCGGTTTCCCGCTGGTGCTGCTCGGCCAGTGGGACGCCCTGTGGAGCCGCGTGGTGCTCGCCTGCGGCTGGGGTTTCCTGATCTGGGGGATGGCGCTGTACCTGTGGTCGGGCGTGCTCTACCTGGTGCAGGTGGTGATGGTCGCCAAGCGATTGCCGAAGGTCTCCCACGGTGGTTGA
- a CDS encoding DUF881 domain-containing protein — MVEGSRLLGGFDPDAGRNQHDANAPQRIPLPSLLRSLLSEHLDPGYAAAAAARRDGAGRPRAVEWGWQVAAALAVAAVFGIAAAQAQTAAPVTREAQQVLAGSVRAAEATDDQLTAQRNELTAQVAAERRSRLEGDALGRRLLGELDVADVAAAATPVIGPGLTVTVTDPGMSKDLSDVSKQRVAGSRQVILDRDLQLVVNSLWVSGAEAVAVGGVRIGPNVTIRQAGGGILVDNQPISSPYVLQVIGPPNTMADTFDRSTGLQRLRLLETSYGVGVSVSAADALSLPAGSVREVNFARQIGP; from the coding sequence GTGGTTGAGGGCAGCCGCCTGCTGGGCGGATTCGATCCGGACGCGGGGCGCAACCAGCACGATGCGAACGCACCGCAGCGAATCCCGCTGCCGTCGCTGCTGCGCTCGCTGCTGTCCGAACACCTCGATCCCGGCTATGCGGCCGCCGCCGCGGCCCGGCGCGACGGTGCCGGCCGGCCACGCGCCGTCGAGTGGGGCTGGCAGGTGGCGGCGGCGCTCGCGGTGGCCGCGGTGTTCGGCATCGCCGCCGCACAGGCTCAGACCGCCGCACCCGTCACCCGCGAGGCGCAGCAGGTGCTCGCCGGCAGCGTGCGGGCGGCCGAGGCGACCGACGACCAGCTCACCGCGCAGCGCAACGAGCTGACCGCCCAGGTGGCCGCCGAGCGCCGCAGCCGCCTGGAGGGCGACGCACTGGGCCGCCGGCTGCTGGGCGAACTCGACGTGGCCGACGTCGCCGCGGCCGCGACACCGGTGATCGGGCCCGGACTCACGGTGACCGTGACCGACCCCGGGATGTCGAAGGACCTGTCGGACGTGTCCAAACAACGGGTCGCCGGGAGCCGGCAGGTGATCCTGGACCGCGACCTGCAACTGGTCGTCAACTCGCTGTGGGTCAGCGGCGCGGAAGCGGTGGCGGTCGGCGGTGTGCGCATCGGGCCCAACGTCACCATCCGGCAGGCCGGCGGGGGCATCCTCGTCGACAACCAACCCATCAGCAGCCCGTATGTCCTGCAGGTGATCGGGCCGCCCAACACGATGGCCGACACCTTCGACCGCAGCACGGGTCTGCAGCGGCTGCGGCTGCTCGAAACCTCTTACGGCGTCGGCGTTTCGGTCAGCGCCGCCGATGCGCTCAGCCTGCCCGCCGGGTCGGTGCGGGAGGTCAACTTCGCCAGGCAGATCGGACCCTAG
- a CDS encoding small basic family protein: MIGIAALVAGIVLGLVFRPSVPDFVEPYLPIAVVAALDAVFGGLRAYLERIFDSKVFVVSFVFNVLVAALIVYVGDQLGVGTQLSTAIIVVLGIRIFGNAAALRRRLFGA, encoded by the coding sequence ATGATCGGAATCGCCGCGCTCGTCGCCGGCATCGTCCTGGGCCTCGTGTTCCGGCCGAGTGTGCCGGACTTCGTCGAGCCCTATCTGCCCATCGCGGTGGTCGCGGCCCTCGACGCCGTATTCGGCGGTCTGCGCGCTTATCTCGAGCGGATATTCGACTCCAAGGTGTTCGTGGTGTCGTTCGTGTTCAACGTGCTCGTCGCGGCGCTCATCGTGTACGTCGGCGACCAACTGGGCGTGGGCACCCAGCTGTCCACCGCGATCATCGTCGTCCTCGGTATCCGGATCTTCGGCAACGCAGCCGCCCTGCGGCGCAGACTGTTCGGCGCCTGA
- a CDS encoding DUF881 domain-containing protein translates to MTAPPGHGADHGKGRHEDPADHHGRHELPPDAENQQRRPGRTQLVFGALGAVLCLLLGVAIVTQVRQNESGDNLETARPADLLVLLDSLQQREAALNTEVADLRRTLEQLAASGSNDQAAIENAQARLAALSILIGAVGATGPGVVITITDTTPGVPPETMLDVINELRAAGAEAIEIQGTADGQRVAVRVGVDTWVLGRPGALTVDRTTLNPPYTVVAIGDPPTLAAAMNIPGGAMDSIERVGGAMAIQQADRVDVTALRQPKDRQYAQPVK, encoded by the coding sequence ATGACGGCGCCACCCGGACACGGAGCCGACCACGGCAAGGGCAGACACGAGGATCCCGCCGACCATCACGGGCGCCACGAACTGCCCCCGGATGCGGAGAACCAGCAACGGCGCCCCGGGCGGACCCAGCTGGTGTTCGGCGCGCTCGGGGCGGTGCTGTGCCTGCTGCTGGGCGTCGCGATCGTCACCCAGGTCCGGCAGAACGAATCCGGCGACAACCTCGAGACGGCCCGGCCCGCCGATCTGCTGGTGTTGCTGGACTCGCTGCAGCAGCGGGAGGCCGCACTCAACACCGAGGTGGCCGATCTGCGCCGGACGCTGGAGCAGTTGGCGGCCTCGGGCAGCAACGACCAGGCGGCCATCGAGAACGCGCAGGCGCGGCTGGCGGCGCTGTCCATCCTGATCGGCGCCGTCGGCGCGACGGGACCCGGCGTTGTCATCACGATCACCGACACCACGCCCGGGGTACCGCCCGAGACGATGCTCGACGTGATCAACGAACTGCGCGCCGCGGGCGCCGAGGCGATCGAGATCCAGGGCACCGCCGACGGGCAGCGGGTCGCCGTGCGCGTCGGGGTGGACACCTGGGTGCTCGGGCGGCCCGGAGCGCTCACGGTCGACCGGACGACGCTGAACCCGCCCTATACCGTTGTCGCGATTGGTGATCCGCCGACGCTGGCGGCCGCGATGAACATCCCGGGCGGCGCGATGGACAGTATCGAGCGGGTGGGCGGCGCGATGGCGATCCAACAGGCGGACCGGGTCGACGTCACCGCCTTGCGGCAACCGAAAGACCGCCAATACGCTCAGCCAGTCAAATAG
- the gcvH gene encoding glycine cleavage system protein GcvH, giving the protein MTDIPAELYYTDEHEWVLRTGDDTLRVGITDYAQSALGDVVFVQLPEVGAELAAGDSFGEVESTKSVSDLYAPVSAKVLAVNANLEGSPDLVNSDPYGEGWLVDLQLDADDMEAALGGLLDADGYRGVVTE; this is encoded by the coding sequence GTGACTGACATCCCAGCAGAGCTGTACTACACCGACGAACACGAGTGGGTGCTCCGCACGGGTGACGACACCCTCCGCGTCGGCATCACCGACTACGCGCAGTCCGCGCTCGGTGACGTCGTGTTCGTCCAGCTGCCCGAGGTCGGGGCCGAGCTGGCCGCGGGCGACTCGTTCGGTGAGGTGGAGTCCACCAAGTCGGTCTCGGATCTCTACGCGCCGGTCAGCGCGAAAGTGCTTGCCGTCAACGCGAATCTGGAGGGCAGCCCCGATCTGGTCAACTCCGATCCCTACGGCGAGGGCTGGCTGGTCGACCTGCAGCTCGACGCCGACGACATGGAAGCCGCGCTGGGCGGTCTCCTCGACGCGGACGGCTACCGTGGCGTCGTGACCGAGTGA
- the garA gene encoding glycogen accumulation regulator GarA yields the protein MTEKDINSGGDQTSEEVTVETTSVFRADFLNELDAPPAAGSESAVSGVEGLPVGSALLVVKRGPNAGSRFLLDQPTTSAGRHPDSDIFLDDVTVSRRHAEFRLESGEFQVVDVGSLNGTYVNREPVDSAVLANGDEVQIGKFRLVFLTGPSTDENGPSS from the coding sequence GTGACGGAAAAGGACATCAACTCTGGGGGCGACCAGACGTCTGAAGAAGTCACCGTAGAGACGACCTCCGTCTTCCGGGCCGACTTCCTCAACGAACTCGACGCGCCGCCGGCGGCGGGGTCCGAGAGTGCGGTCTCCGGTGTCGAGGGCCTGCCGGTCGGCTCGGCGCTGCTGGTCGTCAAGCGCGGCCCGAACGCGGGTTCCCGGTTCCTGCTGGATCAGCCGACCACTTCGGCCGGGCGCCACCCCGACAGCGACATCTTCCTGGACGACGTGACGGTCAGCCGCCGGCATGCCGAGTTCCGGCTGGAGAGCGGTGAGTTCCAGGTCGTCGACGTCGGCAGCCTCAACGGCACCTACGTCAACCGCGAACCCGTGGACTCCGCGGTGCTGGCCAACGGCGACGAGGTGCAGATCGGCAAGTTCCGCCTGGTGTTCCTGACCGGGCCCAGCACCGATGAGAACGGCCCGAGCAGCTAG